The genomic stretch TAATGCCATCTCTGAGTCCACTAGCAACTTACTTGGTTGTTGGGAGGAAGATACCTGACTTTTGAGAGTAGCTTCTCAAATTTAGCCTGATAATCTCGTACAGAACTCACCTGCTGTAATTTATTCATCTCTGTGAAAAAGTCCTGATACTGAGAAGGGCCAAATCTTATATGCAACCCTTCACAGAAGGTCCTCCAGGTTATCTCTTCTGTATCTTGCTTAAAAAGCTAATACCAGAGTTGCGCATCTCCTTCCAAATGGAATGATGCCAGTGCAACTCGCCCTTCCTCAGATGTCTAATGGAAGTAAAAAAACTACATCCAAGTAGTGGTCTCTTCTTCCCCATTGTAACGAGGGAAATCTAACTTCACTAACTTAGGAGCGTAAGTCTGCTGAGTAGTTATAGATCGAGTGGgttgaggaggaagaggagtttgatGCCTCTGTTGTTGTGTAGAGGCTCTTAAGCCCTCTCCAGTTTCCATTTCAACTCTTGAAGGTTGTGCATACATTTTCTCAAAGAACTCAGTGAGCCAATTGAGAACATGCTGTTGAGAATCTAATCGTGTAAATATCTCCTTTTGTACCTCATGGACATTGCTTAACCCATCTTCAATCCTTTCCACTCGGTCATCCATAttcctgctctgataccaagctggtATGTGCCCCTATTTACTTATTTTGGAAGAGCAATTTAGGGATGAGAATTGGGTTAGAAATTGGTTGGCTTGATTAGGAGGTAGCCAATCCTCTCCCCGAAGAGTGTTTTAGGGTTCAAAAGATACCTTCATTCCCTTCATAATCATACTTAAGAGTACAATGAGAAATATAGTTATCAACCATGAAGACCCATGTTCCCCACTACCTTACAACACTTAATATATCCCACACCTACAATAATAACCAtgctaaatccttcataaaatAACTACTCACaactcccacatgtgatcataaaCGATCCATGAACTACCTCCCATACTAActctctcacatgtgataacaCTATTCTACCTCTCACATGCAATAACACTTACTATTACATGCACTAACCATCCCTATTACAACCACTCTATATAACTACATAACTACCCCACATAGGCATGTAACATTCCACTTCCTTCTTCTGCTACTTCAGTTCAGTTCTGCTGATACTGATTGTCAACAAAGATCGCGGCagccacaaaacaatatttagttttttcttCCTATAAGTTCAAGAGTCCAGAGATTGGATTCAGAAGTCAAGAAAGGTATGCGTGTTTCTTCTTGGAATGGAATGTGATGAAGAGGCGATCTTTCGAATTTGGATATGAAATCGATAAACAAAGATGGTAGTTAGAAATGTACAAGTTTAACTACCACAAGCACAAAACTAGAAGTATAGGCACTGCCCAAATGTGCCGACCAATAACCCGGATCGGGCTCGTCTCCAATGAGCATCCAATGATTCCTTCAAATGCAACACATCATCCTATACCGAATCCAGCGATCGACGTTCATTCGAGTCGTATCTCTCTTTTTACTGCTAAAAGAGTCTAGGGTGACTTGCTAAAACCTAATCTCTCGTTGATCATTCGATCGTCTGCCTCATTCAGACTAGGAAGCCAAAAGTGTTGGGACCTACCTCATTCAGATCAGGAAGCCAAAAGTGTTGAGACTTTTATGTGGGCTGACACCAATTAATTCAATGGGCCCAAGCAGTTGTAgacccactctaattaggaaactttttcGGAATGGAATAGGgctttaggaattctattataaatagaatattgaTGGTGCCTATAGCTATTACTTACACAACATATTGTTTATAAACACTACTTTCTGTCAAGAGCAAGTGCATAGGGAGAGGAAACCCAAGGGTAAGAGGCTACAAAAGATCTCAGTAGAGGGACTACAACATACCAAATGCCTATGGTAAAATAAGAATTCTTTGTCAATGGGCATCAGTATCGTCAAACGGCAACAGGgagtaggggtgaaataggcttgggttgggttgggttttttaaAAACCCAGTCCAACCTTGAGTTATCTTGACCTCAGCCCAAATCCAATCCAACCTTGATTGACCTTGATTTTGTCATAGACATGTAGTCCTTGATTGACCTTAACTAACCGAAGTCTTAATTGTATAACTCTAGAACAAAATTTAGTCATTAGATCTAGGGATCCACATAAGGCTGATCATTGCCCTCCAAAATTAGGGCTACATCGCAAAAGGAAAGAGTCTCAGGGTTACAGGGAATGATCGCAATCCCAATAGAGAAGAATATGGCAACAAGTGGGATTAGTCCTAGAAAAGATGATCAATATACCATCATCGAGCTTCATACTATTGACAAAGCTCGGCCACAACACAATGAATATAATAAACCAAGTTTCCCACAGTTACACCGACTCACTGAACAATTCAAGATGGATTTCTCTGATTGGGGAGCATAAATGTAAACATTGTAATTACCTTTTTGGACAAGTGCCTCAACAAGAAAGGTAAGAccatgtgtcacaccccgttcaccctgaaccggagcggtgaccgagttaacaccggttaacccaaacctgccaggatcatcagatactgtattccaccacagcatacacacattaacataagttcatcagatcagcggaagactaagttttacctgtgaataaatcccatatacttgatacccgaattgtgatacaataattatataatttgggcccgaaggcatgatatatacacgaaaagaatatgattcaaataccaagtataaacaggaaatcatcaaaaaccatcagagtacacagctcggatcggtttcaaggctggagctcagctcggcatcaggggttgtgcccagctcggcatcacatagaagagctcagctcggcctcggaagtggagctcagcacggcctccaaggtggagctcagctcggcctcagaactgctgtcccgcagcacagctctcgcacaagcagtcaatgccgtgctctaactcctcaggggtccaccagtcctcttcaggaaactcgactgtgggacccaccccatgctcctcagatgtatgacctgcaaaatcatctaaaaagggggtgtacacgtgggatgagctcactagctcagtaagtagaaagatggaccactcacaacagtccacacatcacaacacatcatatgcactacatgccatgctatacattttaaatcacatccacctaagcaacattactaagtctttggttttagtgctactacaaccacagtgcgcgtatactccaggtacgagccgcaaactccctcccgcgatacgcccatagggctgtcggagaaggcccaccgtgagtactcggaaaagtaaagacaatgccgtccaccagctctcaacataaatgtaaatgactgaaaataaaggtgctgactccagcaatttaaaagcaatacgattggccctcttgaatgtaccaccggggttgccgactgtcctacatgactcatcgggcgtaatgcctaaccgccacagtgtccgacaaccgcgacccctgcttccccccaaatggcaacccaacaccttaacccctgttgggaagggtcgtagcacgggatggtgagaatcctaataccgcatgctcctatatgacaatagtacgactgcatagtacctccgtgtcccattccacgggccaccaatgcgttcgtttccaagccgactacggcatctaatctatcaatgcattatgcaccaagatgcccacattcaacatattcccatctcattcaatttgcatttgaaagtaaacatagcatatatgcacatcaatgtgtggaatgactaatctatatagcatattcatgatgacatgactagattagatataattaaatgaatgccaaacaaatgccttgaaacaaggccaaacgtcctctctccacttacttgtagcgtataaggattcccgttcggtacgggtgagatccggagcgaatctggtaggatttggtgaacctaacataattgagcggggttagtacttcaccattttagaatcaaaattaatgaaatccgatgtcaaaatcgtgtttagaacgtcaaaagaaggtcacacgtccgatttgggttcgatcggacataaggatcaccttcggggccacacgggtgggtcagacaggtgggctgtctacccaccggtcttacccatcggttgggaccggcgggtaggggcccgccggtagtacccgccggttgggccagggacccccttgctaggaccggcgggtaggtaaccggctacccgccggttgggcccgaaggcccccctgccttctcaggtgggtacccacaggcgggtaggagcccaccggttgtacccaccggtcttggcgaaaaagacactgtttcttccccattttctctattctttggggaatcaaatagggcttttccccacccattcttcataccctcaaggtcctataggatggttctaacctagatctaggttagattcaagtgagggcaaaccatcttaccttctttgctcaagaacgacttcaaaccctccaaccactttaaacccacaatgttccttccaccttgtcaatatctcttcaaatccttcaagatcaacacataaatcatctattaaaccttagattcatcatttcaaaggggttttacaagatctcaagaaaccatactcgaatcaagggtttaaagcttgggtatggtgaatgttcacaaaacccaacttttcttacctccaactgtagatctagagttgaagatcactctcccggcaccggaatgggaagaccgagcttctgtgccgctgaaatcccccttttcttcctcttccttctcttcctttcttcttccctttcttttctctcctctttacttttctcaccaacgtacgagggtaataaatggaaagaaaagaaaatcataaagccttatataccattcctaattaagtgaatagtgcacttggatgggtcactcaggtgggtgctcccacctgtcctacccacctgaaagccaaaacttgggattttgaccgggttcagacctcggcgcgaaccccaccccaagcatacgatgtagcatacgtatataccttaaaatacggatataatacctgttttatccgtacatagccttatggtacacggtttgggcactcccatctCTTTTGGCACTaactcagacttgtcgggccagccggtgtttaaggtcacccgtgccatcatagcccataaggaacctgctctaatttcctctggctcggttcctgcatggttaaactggttcaaccgcgaaatcagaccgggtttaagaagcggggtattacacttGTTCTTAGAGAAATTCCCACAAAATACATTCTGGACAAATGGATGACATTAGACCCGTTATGTGGTTTTTGTCATCCCCAACCCGAATCTATATGGCACATCTTTTTATCATGCGATTTCATCAAAAGGATTTGGGTTGCTTGCCCTTTAGGCCTACGAACTGAGTCTTTCTCTGCTTCAAATTTTCAACAACTCTTAATGTATTTgtttaattctaatattatTCCAACCAATGTAGCAAGGGTTTTTTCAAGACGTTCATTACCATCtgctattttatttggaagCACAGGAACGAGATTGCCTTCGCCAAGGCAATACCTAATCCTACTAGTATCTTGAGAAATGCAAGATCTTGGATGCGGGATTCTGGTGTTAAGCAAATCCAAATCGTGGATAACCCTATTCAACCAACTCATTCTAGCCCTAGATCACATGAACAGAAAAATATTCTTATTTGTTCAACTATATCATATACAACTTCAAAAATGTTTGGATGAGCTTATTGTTTAATACAAAATAATACTAACTTCTCTTTTATGTCTAACTATGTGATGATAGGAAACCACACTGAGGCAAGCACAAGGGCTCTACTATTTGGACTGAAACGGGCTAAGGAACTAGGTTGGCAAGTGGAAGAGATCTGAAGCGACACCAATAATTAAGCACTTTTTTGGGACCCTAGTACCAAATCGTGGCCTTTGAGCACTCTACCCTTAGTTTTTTACTTGAATTTCAACCCAAATTTTTTGCTTAAGCTCAGGCCTACCAATAAATTGGTACTTTTTGTCAAAAATATAGCACATCTCTCTTTATCTACTAAATCTGTAATTAATAGCGAACCCTAGAACATATAGTTACCTACTATACTTTGATTGATCTTCTTtgtttgtatttaaaaaaaaaaaaaaaaaaaaactttacacAAAAGTTTCTTAGTCGTATCATCAGTATTTGAACTAAAAGCCAATCCACTTTTGTCAAAGTTAATGGTAGGCTTGAAAGATCAGAGAATAGGTCTATCAACACCATCTTATCAACACCACTTCATTCTCCATTAAATTAAATGGCTCCACTTTTAATCTTTTCAGAGCTTCTTGAGGCATCCAACAAGGAGGTCCACTCAGCTCATTCCTTTTTATTGTAGTGATGGAAGGCCTCTTAAGACTTCTGGCAACCTATAAGACCTTAATCTCTTTAAAGGAATAAAGAATTGCTAGACATGCGTTGAAAATCACACACCTCTTCTTTGCAAATGACACGTTTATTTACTTATAGGGCCACACAAGAGGATGCATTGTCCTTTTTAGGTATTAGACAATTAAAAGTGTAGTTTGTATTAGCAGGAAGGACAGTGGAGTTGAAAAATTCACAAAGTTAACAATGTCTATACATAAGAAATCCCAACATTCCTGGAAGAAAATTGCTTGGAAACCATCAAAGGGGCCAATAGAGAAGACAGTATTTTTGATTTCCACAAGCAATGGGATTGCAATAACGGGTGCACAGATGAAATTAtctagaggagaaaaaaaagcatTCAATAAAAGAAGGATCTAATGATAGAAAAAGGGTTGAATAGGAAAGAAGCGAATTCAGATGCAATTGCACANNNNNNNNNNNNNNNNNNNNNNAAAAAAGAAtaagttaaaaaataatatttttaaaaagtCTTGTTGATTTTGGAATCTCCGTCCTATTTCTTATCCCTTACGACTAAtttaaagttatttttttaACAAGTCTACATAGACTTTGGTACCTACTTCCAAATTACCAATTTGGATTTTAGCGCGGAAgtctccactctctctctctctctctctctctctctctctctctctctctctgtcttcccttttttttattatataatgGTCTCTAATCTCTGTTTCCTtcgtttctctctttttgtagtgGAAAAGCATTGTTCATCGATCTGGTCTTGTGCTTTGTCCATCGCTGCGAAGATGACCTATggatcctcttcttccttcagtCGATGGAAATATGATGTCTTCTTAAGTTTTTGCGGTCAGGACACTCGCAAGACTTTCACCGGTTACCTCTTTAACGAGTTGGCCAGGAATGGTATTCACACCTTTAAAGATGACAATGAGCTAAACAGAGGAGAGGATATATCTTCAAAATTGATGGAAGCCATTGAAGGTTCTAGAATTGCTATTATCATCTTCTCTAAGAATTATGCTTCTTCCACCTGGTGTCTTGGTGAGCTAGTCAAGATCCTCGATTGTAGAACAGAAGACAGAACACGACACTTATTGCCTGTTTACTACGAGGTGGATCGATTGGCTGTCAGGAATCAGCGTGACACTTATGCGGAGGCATTTACGAGACACGAAAAGCGTTtcgagatggagatggagaaggtGAATATGTGGAGGGCAGCTCTCAGAGAGGCTGCGGATATTTCAGGATGGGATCAGGGAAGTTTTAATGGGTAAGTCTTAATCAAATCCTTTTAGTGCTGTAATTAGTAGTTAATTCACTGTTCTATCTGCCACTCTCGATTGACCCTAAATCTATGGAACAAAGCCATTAATAGTTGATAGGCTAGGAACCTGGCATCCGACTCGGGGAGTCCCTTGGGATATGCACCCGTGTGTTGGGGACCTTTTCCCAATGATCGGATGCATGCTGGGTGCCCACTGcggctggagaggatcttgGTCCATCAACCTATGGATTCTGGCAATTTATTTCGAATTGTGATCCTCTTGAGCGGAGGTTAGGTGGAGAGGGAGCAGCAAGACacaataagagaaagaaagtgaaccaggagagagaaacaagggTTTTAGTTTCTCTCTCCTGTTATGTGTCTTTTTGTTCCATCTCCGGCCTATGGCATTCCATGTGTATCGGTGCTTGTATTGGTCTTTATTCTTGGCCAAGGTTTTGAAATTCGGAATCAGTACCCTATTGATTAGATATCGATCAGAATTGGATTAAATTGGATAGATATGTCCCTctttctgggaaaaaaaaaaattggtgtttTGAATTATTATACCCTTATATCTTACCAGTGGATAGATACAATTCAAATGAACTGCCCGATGGTATTTATTGGAGCTGTCATGAAGCAGCTTAATATAACGTACTTCTAAACAAATGTTTGATAAATTTGAAGTAGTTTATATGAAATTTTAATTGATATGTAAATTTTTATAATAGTACTATAATATTACAATAAAATGCAATGTTTTGAAAGCTAGGATGATTAGACTTAACTAGATCCCCTCAAGTGTGTCAGTGCGCATCCGACGGTCAAAGGTTTGTGATCGGGTGTTGCAAATGATCTGATGTCTGCTAGGCGCACTGATGCACTAAAGAGGAACTGGGTCCAGCATTCAAAGCCCAATTATTTTGATCGATTTTGATCAGCCGATGGAATAGCAAACCTGTACCTGTCAACAGGCAGGGCTGGTTTTggagttttttaattttttttttagtaagttTTAGAATGTTTATAGAAACTAAAGTGGGAAAGTAGATGAGAAAATTGTATAGATATCACTTAATAAACAAATTGAAAtgcaccaaataaaaaaaaattgaaataagttggtgattgaaataaaaataaaaaaacaaaaaaaaaaaacttttaactATAGATTAGGATCAATTAAATAAATGTAGAAAAATTCTAGATGGTTATAACTAAAAAACATAATTATTGTGAGAAATTAGAAGAATTATAAACTGAAAAGAATAGAAGAACCAATGAAGGGAAAATATCTATTAAGTTCAAATACacgatgatttttttttttaatgatgaagATACATTTactaaaaaatatgaaattaaaaggaaaatacataaaataacAAGCAATAAAAAATCTTCATTCCAACACAAGCATTCATCATTTATGGGTGGGGGTGAGGATATCATGTATTGAGCATGATAAAATATCGTAAGGGCGAGATATTTCCACATTTTTGTTAtggaaaaacaattttttttttcttaggagaaaaaaattcaaaaacttaACTAACCTATGAAAGTTTTTATTTATAGTCTTCtagatttattaaaaataaataaataaataaaaataaaaactgtaaGAACATGGTGCAAGCAagacaggttttttttttgatcgGAGACAGGTTTCTTTTAATACATAGAAAGATATAGATATAGGACGAGAGTGAAAAAGGGAGAATTATAATGGTGGTTTGCAGGGTTTAGAATCCCTTGGTTGTGGTGTAGGTGTTGGGGAACATGCTTGGGGTGTTCcaagctaggggtgtcaatttgtggcccgaaccgggtaaaccgaccgggaccgaccgtttaaagaccggctcggcccggaccatttattaaacgtgtcgggcttgagcccggcccgtttataaatggtcggtctcggttttgctacttgaaccgttgggcgcccgaccgagaccgaccgaataatgcCCAACCGAGACCTTCCTATTGTGCatcgacttggcccgaccctttaatgattgtagaatacctattttaccccccaaattaaagaataaaaactaaaaagtaaaaacatgttcacattttaaataatggttatattttgtatcatttattgatttattgtcatttttttgggcttgcataagtgggccggaatataatagcacattttaaatagggcccatttaaaaaccagttaaaacccgtttaacattaaacatgtccgtagcccggttaaggcccgactaaagcccgattaaggtggcccgattataacccgagaccgaccgaccgaatataaagtgtaccatgccctcaataactaagccggattagttaaatgggcggacacggtgtagcctttgaaagtcttcaagcccgattaagcccgaccgaaaccgaaccggcccgaccggttgacacccctactatgCAGTAACTCAAGCAAACCAAAACAaatctacctaaaaaaaaaaaNNNNNNNNNNNNNNNNNNNNTTTTTTGATCGGAGACAGGTTTCTTTTAATACATAGAAAGATATAGATATAGGACGAGAGTGAAAAAGGGAGAATTATAAGGGTGGTTTGCAGGGTTTAGAATCCCTTGGTTGTGGTGTAGGTGTTGGGGAACATGCTTGGGGTGTTCCAAGCCATCAGATGTGGCTGCGCTCTCTCTAGTGCTAGAGAGGATCAAAATCCTGGTTAGCGATGGTAGTATCCAATTAAGttggaaagagaaaaggaagataTGGGATTAGTATATATCATAAGTTAAGAGGAGAAGTatcttaggccctctttggttttatttttctttttgatttttgttcacaaaaatggttttggctgcatttggtatcatttatggagcttgtttctatttaaaaaaaattggtaaaacacaaaaaccaaaaagaaatcaagagtcatttatgtgttttggcagaaatgattttcagttatttttgtgctggactttaatgagcatgtgccccctcttcttcagtccaaagtggagaaagagagttataagaaagatgggtgaagggaatctcatgcatttcttttaaaaactattttgcacatagaaATACCGAACATCttctcacaaaaaaaattttgtcaagtagttaccaaaacatttttatgttttgataaaaaatgattttcattaatgatttttgttaaatagataaaataaaaaaaagaaaaatgataccaaagaggacTTTAGATTTATGGAAGTTTAGTTATAGCTTTCTTTAATTAGATGGAATTAGTTTTTACTTATTAGAAAGAAAACCTAAGATTTACAACAATCAATAAGGGATTGGAACTAtaaatattttggatttttagaaataaacaataaaaaagtaGAATGATCATTGTGCTAGGAGCCTTGTGGGTAATGCTTGACACCTCTGTAGGTGTATATAGGATCATTTAAAAATCACATTTAAACaatatgcatatatatatatataaaaataatgaCACCTCAtgtaggtgtatttagaacttgcattttcttttaattgtttattatcttcttctcaAAGTTCTTTATGTTTGGCATATAAtagagttttcaaaaataacttGAAAGTGACTTATCATTACATCATTAATAAAAGTTGTCATTGTCTTACATATTTTCTAGtacatatataaaataatagtatttaccctcattaaaatatatatatatatatatataactgtAAGCATCATAATTTGAACGGTTTTGGATCTGCCGAATCAGacctccaaagaaaaaaaaaaatacccatctatTGTAACATTCATGGGTAGTATTGAACCAATATCCTTTTAAAAATATTAGTAAAACTTTAATATACTCAAATTTGTTCATGTTTCTTTATACTTTTAGCTTTCTTGATTTCATGACTGAAGTTTTATtgtgcattttttatttatttgtttttgtcaAAATGGTCAGGCATGACGTGgagtttataaataaaattataaatcaagTGGTTACAATAGTGAGCGACACATGCTTGCATGTTGCAGAACATCCAATTGGGTTAAATTCCCACATTGAGATCTTAGGTTGTTTTCTAGAAGAAGAATTTGGTCTTCATCGCATCATAGGGATATATGGCTCTGCTGGAATAGGTAAGACAACAATAGCAAAAGCCATTTTTAACAGTATAGTTAATCATTTTGAAGGTAGCTACTTTCTTGCTAATGTTAGAGAGAAGAGTTTAGTTTTCTTACAACAACAGCTTCTCTCGGGTGTCATGAAGAAGAAATGCATAGACATACGCAATGAGGACCATGGAATCAAAACTATCAAAACATTTTTACGGAGTAAAAAAGTTCTTattgttcttgatgatgtggataaAGCAGAACAATTCTATAAATTGGTTGGAGGGCATGGTTGGTTTGGTCTGGGAAGTCGAATCATCCTAACAACTAGAGATGAACATTTGCTAAACAGCCTGGATGtggataaaaaatatatggtcGAGACAATGAATCAAACTGAATCCCTTCAACTTTTCAGTTGGCATGCTTTTCGACAAAATCATCCATTAGAAGGCTTTGTGCAATTATCAAATGATGTCATTACTTATGCAGGTGGCCTTCCGTTAGCGCTTGAGATTTTGGGTTCTCATCTGTACAAAAGAAATCAAGTTGAGTGGGAAAGTGAATTGATGAAACTAAGAAAGATACCCAATGATCAGATTTTAGAAAAACTTTTAAGTTATAATGTATTATAATTAGATGATTTCGATTGGATCATATTCCTTGATATCATGCTTTTTCATTGGCAAGTATAAAACATTGCAATTACAATTATGGATTCTTGTAATCTGCGCAAAGAAGTTGGAATTAAGTTTCTCACGAAGAGATCTCTAGTAACAACTAATTAAGATAACAAGCTATGTATGCATGATCGGACTGGATACATGGAAAGAGAAACTGTTCGAAAGCATTCCCCTCAAAATCCTGAAGAACATAGTAGATGGTGGGGCCATAACAACGTCCTCAATGTGCTAATAAACCTCGTTAAGTATTAGTAACAAGAATGTCCTATCACAATATGAAGATTATCAACAAATAGGTACAAAAattgtcaatttttttgtttaggaTGCACACACACAAGCGAGCACAACCACgcacacaacatacacacacatacatatccACATGCACATGCCTTTTACTTTAAGCATCATAGTCTGGACATTTTTGGATCTGCCGAGTC from Macadamia integrifolia cultivar HAES 741 chromosome 14, SCU_Mint_v3, whole genome shotgun sequence encodes the following:
- the LOC122061351 gene encoding disease resistance protein Roq1-like; its protein translation is MTYGSSSSFSRWKYDVFLSFCGQDTRKTFTGYLFNELARNGIHTFKDDNELNRGEDISSKLMEAIEGSRIAIIIFSKNYASSTWCLGELVKILDCRTEDRTRHLLPVYYEVDRLAVRNQRDTYAEAFTRHEKRFEMEMEKVNMWRAALREAADISGWDQGSFNGHDVEFINKIINQVVTIVSDTCLHVAEHPIGLNSHIEILGCFLEEEFGLHRIIGIYGSAGIGKTTIAKAIFNSIVNHFEGSYFLANVREKSLVFLQQQLLSGVMKKKCIDIRNEDHGIKTIKTFLRSKKVLIVLDDVDKAEQFYKLVGGHGWFGLGSRIILTTRDEHLLNSLDVDKKYMVETMNQTESLQLFSWHAFRQNHPLEGFVQLSNDVITYAGGLPLALEILGSHLYKRNQVEWESELMKLRKIPNDQILEKLLSYNVL